One Trichoderma asperellum chromosome 5, complete sequence genomic region harbors:
- a CDS encoding putative secondary metabolism biosynthetic enzyme (EggNog:ENOG41~antiSMASH:Cluster_5.1), with the protein MIGASDICREDPIFRLGGDSLHVMRLSTTAHDEGLFLSTRDIFQTPQLAFLAQLMIPLRPGITEKDVYKPFCLLLNSIDVPSITRYVESVLSIDISDTNDLLSSDGFDTCTHWHKGDPLLVNCSFSKYVLLSDSRF; encoded by the coding sequence CCGATATCTGTCGCGAAGATCCCATTTTCAGATTGGGTGGCGATTCTCTTCACGTAATGCGGTTGTCGACGACTGCCCACGATGAAGGACTTTTTCTGTCGACTAGAGATATCTTTCAGACTCCACAGCTGGCTTTTCTTGCTCAATTGATGATACCTTTGAGACCTGGCATAACTGAGAAGGACGTGTACAAGCCATTTTGTCTTCTACTCAATTCAATCGATGTTCCATCAATCACGCGCTATGTTGAATCGGTCTTGAGCATAGATATTAGTGATACAAATGATCTCCTTTCCAGCGACGGGTTTGATACATGCACACACTGGCACAAGGGAGACCCGCTATTGGTCAACTGTTCGTTTTCTAAATATGTCCTTCTATCCGACTCTCGGTTTTAA
- a CDS encoding uncharacterized protein (EggNog:ENOG41~antiSMASH:Cluster_5.1) produces the protein MSKRGQTRHLVLDQLSRVSLLRDQSGIGDPSTGLPIKDIRTHPTSSTGKEDAGVFFIGTATTILEWRGIRVLTDPNFLHAGDHVHLGPGVTSQRRTNPAIELDKLPELDCILLSHYHEDHFDRIVEDSLNRDFPIVTTPHAKRCLTSSSRSEPFKSVYALDFFESMLLECRNSSETGHDESATPAIKVTGMPGKHVPPGPISKLNDLLNAVPPTNGWLLELGWATGMRDISHHGNPASEFRTSYRIYISGDTLFVDELKEIPKWLEGKQIDLMLIHLGGTTIPGALAPLVMVTMDAKQGLQLIRLINPDITIPIHYDDYDVFLSPLTEFMKEIEQAGLQDQVVYLDRGDQYRFTV, from the coding sequence ATGTCAAAAAGGGGTCAAACACGCCATCTAGTTCTTGACCAATTGTCTAGAGTCTCGTTACTTAGAGATCAAAGTGGAATTGGAGATCCGTCAACCGGGCTACCTATCAAGGATATCCGCACACATCCTACCAGTTCAACTGGCAAAGAGGATGCTGGTGTATTCTTTATCGGAACTGCTACCACAATTCTTGAATGGCGTGGTATCCGCGTCTTGACTGATCCAAACTTTTTGCACGCAGGAGACCATGTCCATCTTGGACCCGGAGTGACTTCACAGAGGAGGACAAACCCAGCTATTGAACTTGACAAGCTACCTGAATTGGATTGTATCTTGCTGTCACACTACCATGAAGATCATTTTGATCGGATAGTCGAAGATTCGCTGAATCGGGACTTCCCTATCGTTACGACTCCGCATGCGAAAAGATGTCTGACTTCCTCGTCTAGATCAGAGCCTTTCAAGTCTGTCTACGCCCTCGACTTCTTTGAGAGCATGCTTTTGGAATGCCGGAATAGCAGCGAGACTGGACATGACGAATCAGCAACACCTGCGATAAAAGTGACTGGAATGCCAGGAAAACATGTCCCTCCAGGTCCTATCTCAAAATTGAACGACCTGTTGAATGCGGTACCGCCCACAAATGGATGGCTACTTGAGCTGGGCTGGGCAACTGGTATGAGAGACATCAGCCACCATGGCAATCCAGCGTCAGAATTTAGAACAAGCTAccgcatatatatatcaggCGACACACTATTTGTCGACGAGTTGAAGGAGATTCCAAAGTGGCTTGAAGGGAAGCAAATTGATCTTATGTTAATTCATCTTGGAGGCACAACCATTCCAGGTGCCCTCGCTCCGTTGGTAATGGTGACTATGGATGCCAAGCAAGGGCTCCAGTTGATTCGTCTCATCAACCCAGATATCACAATTCCTATACATTATGACGACTATGATGTTTTTCTCTCACCACTGACGGAATTTATGAAAGAGATCGAGCAGGCCGGGTTACAAGACCAAGTTGTCTATCTCGATAGAGGAGATCAATATCGATTTACTGTATAA